In a genomic window of Brucella anthropi ATCC 49188:
- a CDS encoding response regulator, whose protein sequence is MPKSVMIVEDNELNMKLFRDLIEASGYETIRTRNGLEALDLAREHRPDLILMDIQLPEVSGLEVTKWLKDDDELRHIPVIAVTAFAMKGDEERIRQGGCEAYISKPISVPRFIETIKSYLGDA, encoded by the coding sequence ATGCCGAAAAGCGTGATGATTGTCGAAGACAACGAACTCAATATGAAGTTGTTTCGCGATCTTATCGAAGCCAGCGGATATGAGACCATCCGGACGAGAAACGGGCTTGAGGCGCTCGATCTTGCGCGCGAACATCGACCTGATCTGATTCTCATGGACATACAGCTTCCCGAGGTGTCGGGACTGGAAGTCACAAAATGGCTGAAAGACGATGACGAGTTGCGGCACATTCCGGTTATTGCCGTGACGGCTTTTGCAATGAAGGGCGACGAGGAGCGTATTCGGCAGGGCGGCTGTGAAGCCTATATATCCAAGCCGATATCGGTGCCGCGCTTCATAGAGACAATCAAATCCTATTTGGGCGACGCTTAG
- a CDS encoding PleD family two-component system response regulator: MTARILVVDDVDSNVKLLEARLLSEYYEVITAYSGPEAIELCLGGQIDVVLLDILMPEMDGFEVCRRLKDDPRTSNIPVVMVTSLDGVDDKIRGLEAGADDFLSKPVSDLQLLSRVKSLARLKLVSDELFQRTGTVADAEVETLLASKMGGNYADKDEVARILIVDEDELAAARLRLILGETYRVDVASDANTALIRAIDTDYDSIVVSANFTYYDPLRLCSQLRTIERTRLVPIILVVREDEGALVVRALELGVNDYLMRPLEKLELFARLRTQIKRKCYNDLLRQSLNRTITMAVTDSLTGLHNRRYLDTHMPVLLTRAMGRERPLSVIMLDFDHFKRINDQYGHDAGDDVLREFATRLRKNIRGMDLMCRYGGEEFVVVLPDSDVEAAKAVAERIRIAVSDTPFAVANGKHKVNLTISMGVAGLRLMGDSADALFSRTDAALYQAKKGGRNRIVSSAA, from the coding sequence ATGACTGCACGAATTCTCGTCGTTGACGATGTGGATTCCAATGTAAAGCTCCTCGAGGCAAGGCTCCTCTCCGAATATTATGAGGTTATTACGGCTTATAGCGGTCCTGAAGCCATTGAGCTTTGTCTGGGCGGCCAGATTGACGTCGTTCTTCTAGATATATTGATGCCGGAGATGGACGGTTTTGAAGTGTGTCGTCGATTGAAAGATGATCCACGTACGTCCAATATTCCTGTTGTGATGGTGACGTCGCTCGATGGTGTCGATGACAAGATTCGCGGCCTTGAAGCTGGCGCCGACGACTTTCTGTCAAAGCCCGTCAGCGATCTTCAGTTATTGTCGCGTGTGAAGAGCCTGGCGCGGCTGAAACTGGTCTCTGATGAGCTTTTCCAGCGAACGGGCACGGTTGCGGACGCTGAAGTGGAAACGCTGCTGGCAAGCAAGATGGGCGGGAATTATGCCGATAAGGATGAGGTCGCCCGCATTCTCATAGTTGATGAGGACGAACTGGCGGCTGCACGCCTTCGTCTCATTCTTGGAGAGACCTATCGTGTCGATGTGGCCAGCGATGCCAACACGGCTTTGATCCGGGCGATAGATACGGATTACGACAGTATCGTTGTTTCAGCCAACTTCACTTATTACGATCCGCTGCGCCTTTGTTCGCAGTTGCGAACCATTGAACGCACAAGGCTGGTGCCGATCATTCTCGTTGTTCGGGAAGATGAGGGCGCGCTCGTGGTGCGTGCGCTGGAGCTTGGCGTAAATGACTATCTGATGCGTCCGCTTGAGAAGCTGGAGCTGTTTGCGCGCTTGCGAACCCAGATCAAACGGAAGTGTTATAACGATTTACTGCGGCAGAGCCTGAACCGTACGATCACCATGGCGGTGACGGATAGTCTCACAGGGCTGCACAACCGCCGCTATCTCGATACACATATGCCTGTCCTGCTGACCCGCGCCATGGGGCGCGAGCGGCCATTGTCAGTCATCATGCTCGACTTCGATCACTTCAAACGGATCAACGACCAGTACGGGCATGATGCTGGTGACGATGTTCTTCGCGAATTTGCGACGCGCCTGCGCAAGAATATTCGTGGGATGGATCTCATGTGTCGCTACGGCGGGGAGGAGTTTGTCGTCGTTCTGCCGGATAGCGATGTGGAGGCTGCGAAGGCTGTTGCCGAGCGAATCCGGATTGCTGTGTCAGACACGCCCTTTGCGGTTGCCAACGGCAAACACAAGGTCAACTTGACCATCAGTATGGGTGTTGCAGGGCTGAGGCTGATGGGGGATAGCGCTGACGCTCTTTTCTCGAGGACAGATGCTGCGCTCTATCAGGCAAAGAAAGGTGGTCGCAACCGCATTGTCTCTTCGGCAGCCTGA
- the rpmG gene encoding 50S ribosomal protein L33 → MAKATTIKIKLLSTADTGFFYVTKKNSRTMTEKMTKTKYDPIARKHVEFKETKIK, encoded by the coding sequence ATGGCCAAGGCTACGACGATCAAGATCAAGCTTTTGTCGACCGCTGACACCGGCTTCTTCTACGTAACGAAGAAGAACAGCCGCACGATGACGGAAAAGATGACAAAGACCAAGTACGACCCGATTGCGCGCAAGCACGTCGAGTTCAAGGAAACGAAGATCAAGTAA
- a CDS encoding DUF3572 domain-containing protein: MKTLMSQADAEAIAIEALAWLAQDKDLLPRFLALTGIEAASIRQAAREPGFLAGILQFFLTHEPTLLRYCEEAGRDPATIEKALSYLPGGLNQHL; this comes from the coding sequence ATGAAAACGCTGATGAGCCAGGCGGATGCGGAAGCGATCGCCATTGAAGCGTTGGCGTGGTTGGCTCAGGACAAGGACCTGCTGCCTCGCTTCCTCGCCCTGACAGGCATTGAAGCTGCGTCGATCCGGCAGGCAGCACGTGAACCTGGCTTTCTGGCGGGGATATTACAATTTTTTCTGACACATGAGCCGACGCTGCTGCGCTACTGCGAAGAGGCCGGCCGTGATCCGGCAACAATTGAGAAAGCCTTGTCATATCTGCCCGGCGGGCTGAACCAGCACCTTTAG
- a CDS encoding DNA polymerase IV, translated as MADTIAPNSSEKGVCRDCLAPQKSHTGRRCHACGSPRLLRHSELYKLSLAHIDCDAFYASVEKRDNPELRDKPLIIGGGKRGVVSTACYLARIHGVRSAMPMFKALEACPDAVVVKPNMEKYVRVGREVRQMMRDLTPLVEPLSIDEAFLDLSGTERLHKAPPAIVLASFAKRVEDEIGISASIGLSYCKFLAKVASDIEKPRGFSVIGEAEALTFLRDRSVSTIWGVGKAFAAKLESDGIRSIGQLQTMEEGALVKAYGTMGQRLYRLSRGQDSRKVEPDHDMKSVSAETTFNNDLSDANDLVPVLRALAEKVSRRLKASEIAGRTVVLKLKTHDFKSRTRNRQLSDPTQLADRIFRHGLQLLEKELDGTRFRLLGIGVSELSSSDRADPPDLVDTQATKRAVAENAIDKLRNKFGLSVVETGYTFSKGNLARPQMPPDRDDQH; from the coding sequence ATGGCTGACACCATTGCACCTAACAGTTCGGAAAAAGGTGTATGCCGCGACTGCCTTGCGCCGCAAAAATCGCACACTGGCAGACGATGCCATGCATGCGGCAGCCCTCGCCTTCTCCGTCACAGCGAGCTTTATAAGCTCTCTCTGGCACACATTGATTGCGACGCTTTTTACGCATCAGTTGAAAAGCGGGACAATCCGGAACTGCGGGACAAACCGCTCATCATCGGCGGCGGAAAACGCGGCGTGGTATCGACGGCCTGCTATCTTGCCCGTATTCATGGCGTGCGATCTGCCATGCCCATGTTCAAGGCACTGGAAGCCTGTCCCGACGCCGTCGTCGTTAAGCCAAACATGGAAAAGTATGTTCGCGTCGGTCGTGAAGTGCGGCAAATGATGCGTGACCTGACGCCCCTCGTTGAACCTCTTTCCATCGATGAGGCTTTTCTGGATCTGAGCGGCACGGAACGCTTGCATAAGGCTCCACCCGCAATCGTTCTCGCAAGTTTCGCCAAACGCGTAGAGGATGAGATAGGCATTTCCGCCTCGATCGGACTATCCTATTGCAAGTTTCTGGCCAAGGTTGCATCAGATATCGAAAAGCCGCGCGGTTTTTCCGTTATCGGTGAAGCAGAAGCCCTGACGTTTCTGCGAGACCGATCCGTCAGCACGATCTGGGGAGTAGGCAAGGCTTTCGCAGCCAAACTGGAAAGTGATGGAATCAGGTCGATCGGCCAACTCCAGACGATGGAAGAAGGTGCACTTGTGAAGGCGTATGGCACTATGGGGCAGCGTCTTTACCGTTTGTCACGAGGACAGGACAGCCGCAAGGTCGAGCCGGACCATGATATGAAAAGCGTTTCGGCAGAGACAACCTTCAACAATGACTTGTCGGATGCCAACGATCTCGTTCCTGTTCTTCGGGCGCTCGCCGAAAAGGTCTCGCGGCGACTGAAAGCAAGTGAAATAGCCGGGCGTACTGTCGTTTTGAAGCTGAAAACACACGACTTCAAATCGCGTACGCGCAATCGGCAGCTTTCCGATCCGACCCAGCTCGCGGATAGAATCTTCCGCCACGGATTGCAGCTTCTCGAAAAAGAACTCGATGGTACACGATTTAGATTGCTAGGGATTGGGGTTAGCGAGCTTTCTTCAAGTGATCGCGCCGATCCGCCCGATCTAGTAGACACTCAGGCCACCAAACGCGCCGTCGCCGAAAATGCCATCGACAAGCTGCGAAACAAATTTGGATTGAGTGTTGTCGAAACCGGCTATACCTTCTCCAAGGGCAATCTGGCGCGCCCGCAAATGCCGCCAGATCGAGACGACCAGCATTGA
- the rnk gene encoding nucleoside diphosphate kinase regulator: protein MSGKNRKKPNIVVSEIDYERLMGLATNVSERLEEIAEELMVELDRAKVVPAKRLPQNVIHMGSTVEFRSNDGQERRVTLVYPGEADIAQGKISILTPIGTALIGLAPGQSISWTARDGKQHELNVLSVSNEAQVSAANPAAE from the coding sequence ATGAGCGGAAAGAATCGCAAGAAGCCCAATATCGTTGTTAGCGAAATCGACTATGAACGTCTGATGGGGCTGGCCACAAACGTTTCGGAACGTCTCGAGGAGATCGCCGAGGAGTTGATGGTTGAACTTGACCGCGCGAAAGTCGTTCCTGCGAAGCGTTTGCCGCAGAATGTGATTCACATGGGCTCTACTGTGGAGTTTCGCTCCAATGACGGGCAGGAGCGTCGGGTGACTCTGGTATATCCGGGCGAAGCGGATATCGCGCAGGGCAAAATTTCGATTCTCACGCCTATCGGTACTGCGCTGATCGGCCTTGCACCCGGCCAGTCGATTTCCTGGACGGCACGCGATGGCAAGCAGCACGAGTTGAACGTATTGTCGGTTTCGAATGAAGCCCAGGTTTCTGCAGCAAATCCTGCTGCTGAATAG